TGTCCAAAGTGTAAAAAATTAGTTGCCCGTCAAACCATTGATCAAATAGTTGAACAAATCCTGAAATTGTCTAAACCCAGCACCAGAGCGAAACCCAGCACCAGAGCCGAGCACGGTGCTGGACCAGCCCGAGACCCGAACAAAGCATCTGGTGCGGGGAAAACCGAAATTACTATTTTAGGCCCAATTATTCGCAGCCAGAAAGGCGAGCATCGAGGCTTAATAGAGGAAATTCAAAGAGGAGGATTTATTCGGGTGAGAATTGATGGTATCATTTACCGAACAGAGGAGGCCTTAGAAAAATCATTAGACAAAAAGAAGAAACATGATATTGAGGTGGTGGTAGATAGATTAATGATTGAGAAAAGTTTGGATAAATCTCGGTTGGTTGATTCATTAGAGACAGCCTTGAAATTAGGAAAGGGCATCGTAATAGTAAATCAGAAACTTTTCATTGCGAAGCAATTGCCCATTGTTCGCACACAGCAAGGAGCGGAACGATTGGTTCATAAATCTAAAAATCTGAAATCTAATGACTTAATTTTCAGCGAGCATTTCGCCTGTGAGGAATGCAGTGTTTCTTTGCCGGAATTGGAGCCCCGTCTTTTTTCTTTCAATTCTCCTTATGGAGCCTGTCCGGCCTGCCATGGATTGGGGGAAAAATTAGAAGTTGACCCAAAATTAGTTATCCCTAATCATAATTTAACAATTGCTGAAGGCGCTATTAGGCCCTGGATGAAGGCTTCTCATAAGATAGGGAGACAAAGTTATTTCTGGTGGAAATTATCTGATTTGGCAGAAAGGCTTAAATTTTCTTTAACAGATTCCGTTAAAAATTTACCTCAAGAAATCATTCAGATTATTCTATATGGCGATGAGGAGTTTGAGGGAGTGATTCCTTCGTTGGAACGAAGATATCGAGAAACTGAATCAGATTACACTCGGGAAGAGATTAAGCAATACATGATAGAAAAGAAATGTGAGCAGTGCCAGGGAAAAAGGTTGAAGCCGGAAGTTTTGGCAGTAACAGTCGCTGAAAAATCAATTAATCAAATAGTTGAGACAAGCATCGAGAGATTAAAAGTGTTTCTCAGCGGGTTGTTAAGCTCTAAGTCTCGTGCCTCAAAGCCTGACGAGATAAAAATCATCCAACCAATTATTAAGGAAATTATAAATAGATTACAATTTCTGATTGATGTTGGGCTTGGTTATTTGACCCTGAACCGTAAAGCTGGCACTTTAGCTGGAGGCGAGGAACAGAGAATAAGGCTAGCCACCCAAATTGGATCAAAGCTTACCGGGGTTTTGTATATTTTAGATGAACCATCGGTAGGCCTTCATTCCCGAGACCAGGACAGACTAATTAAAATATTGAAGAAATTAAGAGATACGGGCAATACCATTGTAGTTGTTGAACATGATCCCCGGACAATAAGGGCAGCTGACTGGATTATTGATGTTGGTCCTGGGGCCGGGAAACACGGGGGAAGAATTATCTTTAAAGGCACACCAAAAAAGCTGCTTGAAGCCCATACTTTGACGGGGGATTATATGTCCGGGAGGAAGAAAGTGAAAATAAGTCATGGTAGTCAAAAAAGCCATAAGAGTTTTACAGCTGCCACAGCTCCTATGGCTCAATATCTCATAATCAAAGGCGCGCAAGAGCATAACCTTAAGAATATTGATGTGAAGATTCCTCTTGGTAAATTTATTTGTATTACCGGAGTTTCAGGGTCTGGCAAGAGTTCTTTGATGAATGATGTTTTGGCCCGGGCTTTATTGAAAAAGTTTTATAGAGCCAAAGAAGAACCAGGCAAACACAAAGAAATCTCTGGAATTGAAAATTTAAATAAAGTAGTTTTAATTGACCAATCACCAATTGGCCGTACTCCCAGGTCAAATCCCGCAACTTATACGGGATCTTTCTTTTTCATTAGAGAGCTTTTTTCACAAAGTCGGGAGGCCAGGATTAAAGGATACTTACCCGGCCGATTTAGTTTTAACGTTAAAGGAGGAAGATGTGAAAATTGCGAGGGACAGGGTCAAATTAAGATTGAAATGTATTTTTTACCGGATGTATATATTCAATGTCAAGAATGTCAGGGGAAAAGATTCAATAAAGAAACCCTAACCATTGAATATAGGGGAAAGAATATTGCCGATGTCTTAAAAATGACAGTAGAAGGAGCTTTAGATTTTTTTAAAAATATTCCCGGACTTTATCTAAAACTCAAAACTTTGAATGATGTTGGTTTAAGCTATCTTCAACTAGGACAACCTGCCCCTTCTTTGTCGGGAGGAGAAGCTCAGAGAATTAAATTAGCTGCCGAACTCTCAAAAAAGGGGACCGGCAGAACTTTATATATTTTGGACGAACCAACAACTGGCCTTCATCCAGACGATATTAAAAAATTACTTTTCGTCTTGAAAGAGTTAGTTAATAAAAACAATACTGTTCTTTGTATTGAGCATAATTTAGATGTAATAAAAAATGCTGACTGGATTTTAGATTTAGGGCCAGAGGGAGGTGAACAAGGAGGATATATCGTGGCCGAAGGAGACCCAGCTAAAATTACAAATAATAGAAAAAGCCACACCGGAAGATATTTAAAGGCCGTACTTAATGCTTAACCCTTCACCTTTCGCTAAAGGTGAAGGGGCTGATCCCGTAGAGAAGTCCCGCACTGAAAGAACTTTAGTGCGGGACTGCGCCTCCTTCGTCGCTTGTTATTCGAAACCTGCCCCGTAGTGAGCCCCGCACCAGAACGAAGTTCGGTGCGGGACTAGTCCAGAACCGAGCTCTGCTCTGGTTCTGGGCTTGTTCTACTGCGAGGTTCTTCTACCGTGATTGACAAATTATTTAAAATAAATTAAGCTTTATAGAGTATTAATCTAAACTTTCAATAGTTAACAGTCCTTAAAAGATTTTTAATATTATTTATTATTTACTGTTCACTGCTGTCTGTTTATTAATTTATGAGAATCAAACCCTTATCAGACCATATTCTTATTGAGCCAACAGAGCGAAAAAAGAAAACAACAGAAGGAATTTTACTTCCTGAAACAGCAGAAAAAGATAAACCGGAACAAGGTAAAGTGATTGCCGTGGGTCCCGGAAAAAAAACTGATTCCGGCAAAGTTGTCCCTCTCAACGTTAAGCCGGGAGATATTGTTTTGTTTACACAATATAGTCCTAATGAAATAAAAGTCGACGATAAAGAATATTTAATTGCAAAAGAGGAGGATATTTTAGCAATCATTGAATAATTATGGCTAAACAAATAAAATACGACGAAAAAGCTCGAAAACAATTAAAAGAAGGCGTTGATAAATTATCAAACGCTGTTAAAGTTACCTTGGGTCCCAGAGGACGTAATGTTGTTTTAGATAAAGGATTTGGTAGCCCAACTATTACTAATGACGGAGTAACTATTGCCAAAGAGATTGAATTAGAAGATAAGATCGAAAACCTGGGAGCCGAAATTGCAAAAGAGGTGGCCGAAAAAACTAATGATGTAGTTGGAGACGGAACTACTACTGCCGTGATATTGATTCAAGCTATGGTAACAGAGGGTTTTAAGGCCATCGGTGTCGGATTTAACCCTATGGATATAAAAAAGGGAATAGAAGATAAAGTTAAGGCAATAGTAGGAACGCTCAAAAAAAGTTCGAAAGAAATCAAGACGAAAGAAGAAAGGGCCCAAGTGGCAACTATTTCTGCTGAAAACTCAGA
This genomic interval from Candidatus Nealsonbacteria bacterium contains the following:
- a CDS encoding co-chaperone GroES produces the protein MRIKPLSDHILIEPTERKKKTTEGILLPETAEKDKPEQGKVIAVGPGKKTDSGKVVPLNVKPGDIVLFTQYSPNEIKVDDKEYLIAKEEDILAIIE
- the uvrA gene encoding excinuclease ABC subunit A, which produces MSQDFIKIRGARVHNLKNIDVDIPKNKLVVITGISGSGKSSLAFDILYAEGQRRYVESLSAYARQFLGIMQKPDVEKIEGISPAISIDQRKSAHNPRSTVGTITEIYDYLRLLFARAGKPHCPKCKKLVARQTIDQIVEQILKLSKPSTRAKPSTRAEHGAGPARDPNKASGAGKTEITILGPIIRSQKGEHRGLIEEIQRGGFIRVRIDGIIYRTEEALEKSLDKKKKHDIEVVVDRLMIEKSLDKSRLVDSLETALKLGKGIVIVNQKLFIAKQLPIVRTQQGAERLVHKSKNLKSNDLIFSEHFACEECSVSLPELEPRLFSFNSPYGACPACHGLGEKLEVDPKLVIPNHNLTIAEGAIRPWMKASHKIGRQSYFWWKLSDLAERLKFSLTDSVKNLPQEIIQIILYGDEEFEGVIPSLERRYRETESDYTREEIKQYMIEKKCEQCQGKRLKPEVLAVTVAEKSINQIVETSIERLKVFLSGLLSSKSRASKPDEIKIIQPIIKEIINRLQFLIDVGLGYLTLNRKAGTLAGGEEQRIRLATQIGSKLTGVLYILDEPSVGLHSRDQDRLIKILKKLRDTGNTIVVVEHDPRTIRAADWIIDVGPGAGKHGGRIIFKGTPKKLLEAHTLTGDYMSGRKKVKISHGSQKSHKSFTAATAPMAQYLIIKGAQEHNLKNIDVKIPLGKFICITGVSGSGKSSLMNDVLARALLKKFYRAKEEPGKHKEISGIENLNKVVLIDQSPIGRTPRSNPATYTGSFFFIRELFSQSREARIKGYLPGRFSFNVKGGRCENCEGQGQIKIEMYFLPDVYIQCQECQGKRFNKETLTIEYRGKNIADVLKMTVEGALDFFKNIPGLYLKLKTLNDVGLSYLQLGQPAPSLSGGEAQRIKLAAELSKKGTGRTLYILDEPTTGLHPDDIKKLLFVLKELVNKNNTVLCIEHNLDVIKNADWILDLGPEGGEQGGYIVAEGDPAKITNNRKSHTGRYLKAVLNA